The segment tGTCATAAACATCAGTCATGATGAAGGTATCATAATAAGTGGCATCAATTCGTATAgattaaaaactataaatatttttattgtgtaATTCTGAACTAACTAGGTGTTTTCCTGTgcagtaagattttttttttatatttaaattatatttaaaatacaaattttattaatattgtagactttattattttcataacaGTATTTTAATACAagataaaattaagataaaaatatttttgtttatttaaaatttatttaagaataaatatgtatatatttaaaattataatcttagatacatttttatatctttttcttttggttaaatatattaaatcattttgtataaattaataaaaattgatataaatttgtataattatcaaaaactaaaactaagcagtttttataaagtttgtagatatataagaaaaaatgattttacgattaaaaatttctatttttaaaaaagattgtagaaatttttgaatattttagtaataaaaactctgtaattataaaaaattaaattaaattatattttaaaatttgtaatgtcatatttgaatatatttattttaatgatgatgcATGATATATTATCATATTCTATAAAGTTTATCGAAATAAATATCAACATTAATTTTAATGTATAAGTTATTACTATATTCTAAAaagtttaacaaaaatataaatcaacattaatttAATTGTCCATATCATATTTAACCATAAGCAATGTCATCAATTTTTATAGCCATATCACATTTTTAGTGAAAATAATTATCGAAAATACATGTGGCaaatacttttcaaataatatctTGAAATTTTGTAAGTAAAAAAAGCAAGTTCAGTGATCTGAACTCTGaattaaaagaatataaaacagttgatattaataatatattttcttaataaccTAAATATGTAAGATAATTGGATAATATCTAAGTTTTAACAAATTctttagttgacaaaaaaaacaaattctttaTTAACTTCACATTTACTCACcatctcatatatatatttagatagtAAAAAAAATCGTAATTTTCACTCATTCATATTTAATTCAATTTactatttatagttttataacATTGATGTAATAGTATATGTGTGATATACTTAAATAATACTGTATGGACAGAGCGAAATGCTAGAAGGCATGGGGAACAACCGAAAGATATTAGCTGTCTAGTCAGGTTTGTGGACAAGACCATGAGACTCAGGTTGCTCTCAGTGAAAGGGATGGGGCAGCAGTACCTTGATGAAGCTCTGATCACTTGGTTTGGGATACAAGAAAGCAATGGAGGAGCTGgataattcttttatttttgtgtaaatacaaaagaaaacagTAGCACTTGATGTAAAAAAGGCTtttgtttgaataaaattttacatttattcaaaaaaagaTATACTTAAATAATAGTGATAAAAATCTCTAGTTATACTAGGGAttttcccgggctacgcccgggtttttgacagttatatttttttaatatataatccaCATATATCATGGctatgatatataaaatataaatcgtATATCAAATTTGCAATGATTTAAGCTCAAAATTTGCTTATTGTtactatcaaaaatatatttgggATGCTGAGCAAACATGTGAGATGAATAGAGAGCATTTGTTAGCCTAGAAATGGTTAAATTTTggtgtattttatttattatcacATAACTCTCGTATGTTGATTTGCTTCGGCTATATACAAAGAGGCGGAGAGCATTTGTGTTGTCTCAGCTTTAATTATGATCCATATAGATTCTAAGGATACATTTAGATTCTGTAACACCGTACATAAGAACTTCATTATTAGTAATTAAATGGATTAATAAATACAGCGTAGTTGAAAGCAGCACAATCATTAATCAGAATATGGACTTGTGTTTGTGTTATTTCCTAGTATAGGCAACACAAATACTCAGCCAGGACCGGCTTAAAGGAaccctatttttaaaaaatctatattgttatatataaaaaaaattataaatataataaataaaattaaaaagggttcaaaataatttgatatgtatatagttttattttcattagaaaatatacaaaatattactgattaaattttaaaaatattttaaacattatctgcatataaattttagagagtaaaaattttttttttaccgtaGGACCCCTAACAGTATTGAGCCGTCCCTGTGCTCAGCCGTTTTTTATAGCCGAAACAAATCAGCATGAGCTATCtgattataaataaaatccACAGAAATTTAACCATCTTAATGCTTTTTTAGATTCAATTCTTGTATAAAATCTACAATCTTGTTCTCAAAATCAATGTTCAAGTGATTCATGTTTGTTAACGGAAACAAAGATAAAGAAGAAAAACGGTGAGAGATATTCATTTAAAACTTATTGACCTATTTATCTTTGGCATTAGAAAGGCATGAGTATTAGAATTATgtggaaaaaaaagaacatgttGAGAAGAGATAAATCTTGAAGCTGACATTTAATTACGtacaaaagaaaatcaaaatacaCAAAGAGCTTAGTAGATCTACTCCACAAAGAGAACGCCATAACTTATCCATGACGTGAAGCTAGTGGTACCGCCACTAATCTAAACTAATCCTCAGCATGTTAATCGCGTCGTTAAGCCTCTCATTAGGCATACATAAAGAGCTAACTCATGCTTTGAAGCATCTCAAGTTCGTAGAAGAGAATGGTCGAAACGCTTAACCTGAACTCGACCAGGTAGAGGTCCAACATGTGCTATTGGTACGGAAGGCAAGTTAAGGTTATCAGCCTTTGGTGTTTTTGATATCTGTTAACCCCTGAAGAATAAAACCTTAAATGACAGTTAAGAAACAAACATGTAGAAACAACGTCAGAAACAAATACAAAGATCGCAGTTCAATTCTAAACCAAGCCGAAATTCAGAAAACAGTAAAAACTTGTAGAAAAGCCAGAACACACATGGCGAAATCAAACCTCCCACTTATGTTCCAATCACTCGGCTCACAACACAGATCCCTTGGAGATGACAATATTAGGTAACCTATCTTGAAATCTTGTGTCAGGTCTGAAGCTGTGGATACTATATATGTGCAGGAAGACCTCCATGGTCTGAACCAGCCCATGCTCTGATTGTAAACATGGGTTGGCTAGTGACCAAACCGTGAGCCTGACTCCATAACGCATTGCATAAAGCCAAGACTAAGGCGAAGACACTGATGACCAGAATGTAGTACCATTCAGGTAAGCGAAGCTCATAGCCTCCACCAGCAACCCATGAAGGAATTTTGGTCCTTAAGGAAGGATCTTGTTCTATGCTGATCATCATATGATATCTTTGGTGGCAATGGGAAAGGAGGTTCTCGGACCAGGTCCACCTCGGATCTGGTTTAATAGTCCGGAAAGGGTCCGGCTCACCTTGCAAGTTTGTATACACCGTCGCCTAGGATCATAGCAACAGCAATTAACACCTGAAGAAGAGAAATAAACCATTATTACATCAAACGCTGCGTATAGAAAAGTGAGCAATTGGAATATTTTCTAATCAGTAGCTGCAATTGTTGTAACtgtaaagaacaaaaaaaaagtataagtAGCTGCTTTGTATTACTAACCAATCactgcacaaaaaaaaacagtatgaGTAGCTGCAATTGTTGTAACCAATCACAATTgtgatttatgatttatttatgttatacTTCTCATGTATATCGGAGAAACCAAGCGAATAAGTAATCTTCAGTTACTCAACACGTATTATAAGGCTGAACATACCaacgttttaaataaaattgtagaCCTTTGAATATGGGGTATATGACCTTCTTCGTGCTACAAATGCCATGTGTCTGGTTGAGCGAAAGAGCTGCACCAACCTGAAAAACCGTACAGTGATGGTCTTGCCGTTGATAATCCTTTGACAGTTTTATGCAAAGAAAACATTTAATAGTAAAAAGCTAAATCAGACCATATGTATTTGGCGAATGAGAGTGATAAGTGTATGTAAAGGAAAATAAAGTGTATGTAAAAGAGTAGAAAGTAGCTAGAAACACACTGGAAATACATCTTAAAGCCAAAACAGATCTTGAGATGGTGATTTGCGGAAAAATCGACCAAACCATGACAAATGATAACGAAGAGATAAAACAAATTAAGAAGATTAGTTTTTACTAATCACACTGACGTACGCTTAGCTCCACCACATGTCTATGTCCATGATGACTCTTGCAGTAACTGGGTAAAATAAGAGATAAGAGCAAAACTTAGTTAACATTTAGTCTGagattacaaaatatatatatatgaaaccaACAATTGATCATAAAGAGGAAGGACCAATATAAGCTCCGAGAAACATAGTATCCTTTTAGCATTGAGATTTCGCTATCCACATTGTTTGGCTGCGAataataaaagattaaaaacTTCCTTGAAAACGTTATGTTGAAGGAGCATGaagaaagatttaaaaaaaaaacagaacaaaacaatgcTATTGTTTCTACCTTTGTTCTGTTCAACCATTGCAACAATGAGATCGAACTCCCATATGCAGTTATTGTTATGACGTTCTCAATTCCACGAGGTTTTGCAGCAATTCCACTACCTTTGTTACACATGTTGTCAGTTGCCTTTGTTGCATACTCAAAACAAAGGTAACTAAATACAAACCAGAAATGGATTAGCCAGAAAAGTAGCTCGGCCTCCGCCAAGCCAGGAGAGACATCATTGAAGAATTGAGCGGAGCCTTCCCGGTGGATTTCTCTGTTCTTATAGTCATCGCCTGGTTTGATGTTTATAAAGCTATATGTTGAGGGAATCGCAACGGTTTCATGGCTCACTATTGCTGCAATTAGTAATGGGTTTTATTACACAGAGTTGTGGGAGCCCGACGTTACAGATAATAAGCGGAAAAGATGGCAAACAGATGTTTGATAGGGTTTGGAGACGATTAGGATTAAACTATAGGCTTCTCAAAATTTGGGCCGTAACAAAACCAATGAGCCCACACGAAAGAGGCCAGCTTTTTTCATTTTCGGCTTGACGTGATCTGATGTGTCCAAGTAAAAGTTCCTGATTGGCTGATTTAAAATGAGGACGTGGATAGTCTAGCTACTCCTTatatatcccttttaatatTAGTTAGATTGAAAAGACGGTTTCATAGTTTgggaaagagaaacaaaagaggaaaaagaaaaagaaattaaaacgaCGGTGAAAAATCTCGAGAGGGTTTTCTTCTTATATATCATCCATCCCCCCCTTCGCCTTCCTTGTTCGTATTCTCGCGGCTGACAAAAGACACAGAGCGTcgttatatattttcaatccAGATCCGATTGTgcgagagagatagagagagagagaggcagcTCACGGCGGATAAGATGAGCAGCAGCAGCATTAAGGTCGTTGTCGGCGGCGGCGGAGGGAGAAAGGGCAATAATGGAATGAACGATATCCCGTCAGGGTCTAGGAAAATAGTACAGAGCTTGAAGGAAGTCGTCAACTCTCCCGAGGCTGAGATCTACGCTATGCTCAAAGAGTGCAATATGGATCCTAACGAAGCCGTTCATCGCCTCCTCTCTCAAGGTTTCTCGATTAGGGTTTATCGTAATTGGCTGATTGTTTAGGGTTTCAATTGGGGTTTTCAATTCTGATGTATCAaagctttttgattttttagtttggtACTATTCATATAGTTTAAAAGTCGTCTTTTTTGGTGaaagtttgtttttgttttcttacttGTGGAAGTTAGTTCTCAGCGTCAAGGTTTTGTCTTTATTAGTTGGCGTCTATTTTGTGATACTCATACTTGCTTTTGTTCTCTCTCTATCCAGATCCTTTTCACGAGGTGAAGAgcaaaaaagagaagaagaaagaggtgAGTCAGTCAGTGTTGAAACCTGTTTTCTTACCGCAAATAGACCAGAGTCTCTCTTTTGTGGCATTTTAAAATGCAAACTAATTGGCAACTATTTATTGTGTTTTAGCACCATTATCTGCTGTTTCTAGTCACTGTTTTGTTCATTGACATGCCTAATGGTGTCGATATACACCTGACTCTAGATGTTTTGGTGGAAGTCGATCATATTTCTAGTTTTAGTTATTATCATTTGGTTTACTGGAGCTTTTGGCGATTTTTGAAGTCTTTTGTTTCTATTCAGACAAGGGATATACCGGATTCCCGGCCGCGTGGTGCTAATAACAGATACAACAGCGGTGGTAGAGGTGGTTCTGATCGCTATGCTGGACGAAGTGCATCTACCCATCTCAGCTCTGCTGGTATAAACACGATCTCTTGAATGCGTAAAGTGTATATAGTTTTAAACTTTACGATTCATGCTTATGTGCTTCTGCTGTTCAGATTCTGGAAACTTCCAGGGGAAATCTACAAGCAAGAAAGAAAGTGGAACTCAGGGTTACACTAGTTCTTGGTCTTCTGCCTCTGGAGTGCCAAACCACCAGCTGACACCACACAGGTTTTCCCTTGAGTGGTCTCTTTCTTTTGCAGTTTGAAAGTTGAAGCAACTGAAAAAATCAGTGGAAGTTTTGTATGCTTCATATTGAAATTGAATGAAAATAATTGGTTTCATATTTCAACCATTAAGTTAATGATTGTATTGGTAGAATCCATTAAGTAGTGTATCAGAGTGATGAGGTTATGAAATTGAACTTCTGTGATCATTTTGTTTGATCTTAGGCCTTGTCCTTGAAGAACCTTTAGCTGGCTCAAACTCTTTCTTAGGGTTTAAAGTGTTTATATGATAGTTACTTTATAGGTTTTACTTTGACTAGTTTATTGCAGATCGTTAATTTCTGAATGATCGGAGTTTATAACTAAACAATCTTTTATGTGTAGTAGTTTGATCAATTAGAAGCAATGCAAATGTTTCACATGATGAGTCTAGTTGTAGGGGTCGTATGAAGAGGATAGGCGCGGTTTCTTTGTCAAAATCTTGCTATTTCAACTGTTTCTGATGCACGCTTTATATCTGCAGTGATTCTGTTGTAACGGAAAATAAATTGCCATCTGCTACCGGCGATGGAATATCACCATCACAGCCTGCTTCTGGACATCAAACTGCATGGTTTGGGGCTCCAGGCCAGATGTCTATGGCTGACATTGTGAAGATGGGTAGACCACAGAACAAGACAACAAACTCAAAACAGAATGTCAATATGCGTTCTGAGATTAATCACGAGCATGAAGCTAATGCAGACCACCAGGTCCCTGTTAAAGAAGAGTGGCCATCGATTCAGAAGCCACTAGCTCCTGGTAAACCTTCTGTATCAGTAGCACCAGCAGAGTCAGAGGTATGCGACGGTCAAGCTGATTTCCAATCCGCCAGAGTAGATCAGCATCTGAGCGACCGGTTAGAAAACATACATTTAGCAGAAAGTGGCCCTTCTGAGAATCTTAGAGTCGATCAACTGCAACCTAACTCGGTTACTGTTAAAAATGTCCAAGAAGATGACTCTGGGGTTTCGTCTGAATTTAACGAGAATCAGTACGCATATCAGACGCAGAGCCATCCTGTAGAGCACCACAAAGGTAATATCTTAAGTCTGTATTCATGTTTTCTTAGTGCTTATCTCGGATTAAATTTGGTGTAATGgtctgatttttttcttttgatggtTATGTGAGCACTCTCTGTATATTTGAGGTGAATGACACTGTGTCTTTTCATCAAATGAATCACAATGATTGCTAGTAGTCTGCCTTCATGATCAAAATCCTTCTTATATTTCATCTTGGGGCCGGATTGTGTTAATTGATAATGTGAATGCATATACCCTTATAGTTCTGCTGGAGGTGGatgaaagcttttttttttgctatttgtTTGTTCTGAAACTATTATTTGTCTGTTCTGTTTTCTTCTACCAGTTATCTTTTGGTGGTAGAGTTAATACTCAGTTTGAAGTTCTGCAATAAGAAAAAACAGATTGcttttttgggtttttggttttttggaTGTTCCTTATTCACCGTGTCATTATTACTTTTCAGATGAAGATGAGGATTCATCTGGTTCGGCTGACGTTCAACAACTAACAGTAGATAGTCATGATCAAGCAGCCTCGCATGAAGAGGATAGACGTGCTGTCGTTATTCCTAATCATTTGCTTATCCATACAGAAGAATGCTCACAATTAAGTTTTGGAAGTTTTGGAGCTTTTGGATCAAAGTCTTTGAGCAACAACGC is part of the Brassica rapa cultivar Chiifu-401-42 chromosome A09, CAAS_Brap_v3.01, whole genome shotgun sequence genome and harbors:
- the LOC103840489 gene encoding uncharacterized protein LOC103840489 isoform X2 yields the protein MCNKGSGIAAKPRGIENVITITAYGSSISLLQWLNRTKPNNVDSEISMLKGYYVSRSLYCYCKSHHGHRHVVELSVGAALSLNQTHGICSTKKVIYPIFKGVNCCCYDPRRRCIQTCKVSRTLSGLLNQIRGGPGPRTSFPIATKDII
- the LOC103840489 gene encoding uncharacterized protein LOC103840489 isoform X1, giving the protein MCNKGSGIAAKPRGIENVITITAYGSSISLLQWLNRTKVETIALFCSVFFLNLSSCSFNITFSRKFLIFYYSQPNNVDSEISMLKGYYVSRSLYCYCKSHHGHRHVVELSVGAALSLNQTHGICSTKKVIYPIFKGVNCCCYDPRRRCIQTCKVSRTLSGLLNQIRGGPGPRTSFPIATKDII